The sequence below is a genomic window from Cicer arietinum cultivar CDC Frontier isolate Library 1 chromosome 6, Cicar.CDCFrontier_v2.0, whole genome shotgun sequence.
atatccaaataaaaaagttattcatAAGATAAAGTAAgataacatatttaattatggatgtatttttatttttaaattcaatatatttcAATAGCTCTTAACCAATGATAACCTTACTGACTTTTTAGTCTATGTCAATAGTTCTTATCCTAAActtaattttccttttttgtCGACAAATATCTTACTTTAATAAACTATTATGTACGTTTGTTGTGGCATGTAGGTCATTTGAGAGGAATACCCAACTCACCTCAATCACAAGATTAATATCCAGACACCCTTTTGATGTAAAACAGTATGTTGAGTCATCTTAATTAAATCATAGTACTCTTCGATTCACCAACTAAAGATTCCTCCATGTCTCATTAAACAACAAATTCACAATAAGTTAGTATAGTAACAATTCTTTTAcatcaaaatcatatttagaAAATTCATATCCTTAGAAAAAGACCACTAGTTGCTCCACACTTAAAAGCAATTAGGCACCTAAATCACATACAGATATcacaaaaaatacatcaaacatTACAATTAGGCACTTAATCAGTGTCTTACAACCTTACAATACAAAAATAAAGTAACAGAtctaaatgtatttttatttttctaaactagataataataattaccCTTTTCACAACAAATTTATAGTTACCAGTCTACTGATAACACTAGCATCACTATGCCTTTATTATTTCCCattagacattttttttttatattggaaGCGGTGGAATACTTTGTTCATGCCTGAACACATTTTCAGGATCCACTCTAGTCTTTATCTTAACCAACTTGTTAAAATTATCCTTAAAATATCTATAACCCCAAGCACTTGCTTCTATGTAACTTGTACTATTCTTAGAGTTAATTCCCAAATCAAGATCCCTATAATTAACATAAGCTTCCCTTGGAAATTTAGACACATAAGGTGTCATGTAATTATAAAGTTTTCTAATCCAATCTATATGCTTTGCAGCATTTTTGTCACCATCTTGCCATAAAGTCAAGTACTGAATTTTATACAATGTTCCATTTCTATGAGGAAAAGGGCTATCAGATTCTGAAAACTCGCTCATTTTTCCACCATATGGATTCCAAATCAACAAAGGGCTATCTTCAACCAACAACCTTTGCCACAACCCTTCAATCCCATTTTCTGGTATTGGTTCCTTAACAAAATCTGATTTTGCTTTGAAGAAATTCTTGAAAGTTGGTTTTCCTTTAAGAAGAACTTCAAGTGGTGTATCACTTGGAAAGTTTGCAATATATAGCACAGATTTGATCCAGCTAGTTTCTTCACAATCTTTCCTTGTCAAACCCAATTCAGGAAAACTTTTCTTCATCACTTGAAGAAGTGTTCTAGCTTCACCAAGAAAAACAGCATTATAAGTAGTTGTAATAGTTCTTTGAGTTTTGTTTCCAACAACACTAGATGGTTGAATAATGACTCTTATAAAGAGATTTTCATCAATAAAAGGTGCTACTTCTTGCCATCTATGAAGAAGTTTTGTTGCACCTTGTTCTAAACTTTTAGTGACAGTAAAAACTGTCACGGTTGGTGGAACTTGAACAAGCTTTATCTTCCACCAAAGAACAATACCAAAActtccaccaccaccacctctaATAGCCCAAAACAAATCCTCACCCATTTTTTCTCTATCAAGAATGTTTCCATTTGCATCAACAATTTCAGCATCTAAAACATTATCAGCACCAAGACCATATTTTCTCATCATAGTTCCATATGCACCTCCTGTTATGTGTCCACCAACACCTAAGCTTGTGCAAAGTCCAGCAGGGTAACCAAGAACAGAACTTTTCTCATAGATTCTGTAATAAACTTCACCTATTGTAGCACCAGCTTGAATCCAAGCAGTTTTGGTTTTGATATCGACATTTATACCGCGAAGTTTGAGTAAGTCGATAACTATGAAAGGTGTTTCATTTTCTGAAACATATGAAACACCTTCATAGTCATGTCCACCACTTCTTACTCTTAGGTGAATTCCAAGTTTTTTGGAGCAAATTACAGCTGCTTGGACATGGGAATCTTGGAGGGGTGTGAATATGAATTCAGGTTTCGGTGATGAAGGCAACAAACACCTTAGGTTCATTGCTGTGGTATCAAGGATGGTTTTGAATGAAGCATCATTTGGAGTGTAAATTGTTGTATGAAATGGATATGTTGTTTTTGAATTCAGGTTGAGACATTGGACAAAATTTTCTTGAAGTAAAGATGAAGCTGGCATTGAAAGTGATAATAGGAGGAGGAATAAAATTGATAAGGGAGAGATTGGTGACACCATGATTCTTGTGTGTGTTTCTCTGTTTTTGT
It includes:
- the LOC101502042 gene encoding monolignol oxidoreductase AtBBE-like 13, whose product is MVSPISPLSILFLLLLSLSMPASSLLQENFVQCLNLNSKTTYPFHTTIYTPNDASFKTILDTTAMNLRCLLPSSPKPEFIFTPLQDSHVQAAVICSKKLGIHLRVRSGGHDYEGVSYVSENETPFIVIDLLKLRGINVDIKTKTAWIQAGATIGEVYYRIYEKSSVLGYPAGLCTSLGVGGHITGGAYGTMMRKYGLGADNVLDAEIVDANGNILDREKMGEDLFWAIRGGGGGSFGIVLWWKIKLVQVPPTVTVFTVTKSLEQGATKLLHRWQEVAPFIDENLFIRVIIQPSSVVGNKTQRTITTTYNAVFLGEARTLLQVMKKSFPELGLTRKDCEETSWIKSVLYIANFPSDTPLEVLLKGKPTFKNFFKAKSDFVKEPIPENGIEGLWQRLLVEDSPLLIWNPYGGKMSEFSESDSPFPHRNGTLYKIQYLTLWQDGDKNAAKHIDWIRKLYNYMTPYVSKFPREAYVNYRDLDLGINSKNSTSYIEASAWGYRYFKDNFNKLVKIKTRVDPENVFRHEQSIPPLPI